From Pelagibacterium flavum:
GGGTCAGGGCCGCCCCGCTGGCGGCGCGTTCGGCCAGCGTCGCATCGTCGGGCAGATATTCGACGGTCCGGTTGAGTTCGCCTGCCGTCTCGAGTTCGTCAATGAAATCGACAAGATCGGGAAAGTCGGCCATGCCGCGCCGCTGGGCGAGCGACAGGGCGAGAGTCTGGAGATAATTGTTGCGCAGGCAAAGCTCGGCGACCTCATCGGTCATTTCGGTGAGGAAAGCGTTGCGGTCCTCTATGGCCAGAGAGCCCGAGCGCACCATGTCGGACAGCGCGATCTTGATGTTGACCTCAAGGTCGGACGAATTGACGCCGGCCGAATTGTCGATGGCGTCGGTGTTGATGCGCCCGCCGTTCAGTGCATATTCGATGCGCCCGAGTTGGGTGAGACCCAGATTGGCGCCTTCACCGATCACTTTGGCGCGCACCGCCTGTGCAGGTACGCGAATGGCGTCATTGGCCTTGTCGCCAACCGAGGCGTCGGTTTCCTCCGTGGCGCGGATGTAGGTGCCGATGCCGCCAAACCAGAGCAGATCAACATCGGCCCTCAAGATCGCCGACATGATTTCACTTGGCGAGGCACTGACCCCGGTGAGGCCGAGAAGCGTCTGCATCTGGGGTGAAAGCGGGATGGATTTGGTCTGGCGCGAAAACACCCCGCCACCTTCGGAAATGAGCGCGGTATCGTAATCCTGCCAGCTCGAGCGCGACAGCGCGAACAGTCGCTCGCGCTCTGTGAAGCTTTTTTCGATATCGGGATCGGGATCGATGAAGATGTCGCGGTGATCGAAGGCGGCAACCAGCCGGATTTTCGGCGACAGCAGCATGCCGTTGCCGAAAACGTCGCCGCTCATGTCGCCGACGCCGGCAACCGTGAACGCCTGCGTCTGGATGTCGATGTCGATTTCGCGGAAATGGCGTTTGACGGCCTCCCAGCCGCCGCGGGCCGTAATGCCCATCTTCTTGTGGTCGTATCCGGCCGATCCGCCCGAAGCAAAGGCGTCGCCCAGCCAGAAATCGCGGGATTGGGATATGGCGTTTGCCGTGTCGGAAAAGCTCGCGGTACCCTTGTCGGCAGCGACGACGAGATAAGGATCGTCCCCGTCGCGCCTGAAAATCTCCTCGGGCGGCAGGACCGTGTCTCCGATCAGGTTGTCGGTCACATCGAGCAGGCTGGAAACGAAAATCTTGTAGCAGGCGGTGCCTTCGGCCAGGAAGGTGTCGCGGTCGGGATTGGCCGGCATGAGCCGGGGGACGAACCCACCCTTGGCGCCGACCGGCACGATCACCGCGTTCTTGACCATCTGGGCCTTGACCAGCCCGAGGATTTCGGTGCGGAAATCCTCGGCGCGGTCCGACCAGCGCAAGCCGCCACGGGCAATTGGCCCGCCGCGCATGTGGATGCCCTCGACGCGCGGGGAATAAACGAAAATCTCGCGCCACGGCCTTGGCTGGGGGATGCCTTCGAGCCGGGTCGCGTCGAATTTTATGGCGAGCGCCGGGCGCGGCTTGCCCTCGATCCGCTGATAGAGGTTTGTGCGCACGCTCGCTTCGATCAGATTGAGCAGTCGCCGGATGATCCGATCCTCGTCGATCGAGGCGATGGTTTCGAGTCCGGCCGAGATTTCGGCGCGCAGGGCCTGGGCCGCCGCTTCCCGGTCGGCGTCGAGATGGGGATCATGCAGGGTGTGGAACAATTCGACCAACGCGCCGGCGGTGGCCGGGTGCGCTGAAAGCGCCGTCCAGATATAGGTTTGCGACCAGGCGATGCCGACCTGTTTGAGATAGCGCCCCAGGGCGCGCAAGATGGCGACATCGGTGTGGCCGAGGCCGGCGCTCAGGGTCAGCCGGTTATAGCCGTCATTTTCCACGAGCCCGCTGGAGACCGCGAGAATACCATCCTCGATGCGCCGCGCGCTCTCGCCCAGGTCGATTTCCGTGCCATTGGTGGTCTTGATCGCCATGGCATGCAGAAAGCGCGGCTGCGGTCCGAGCGGGTGGATGGTGTAGGTGCGCTCATCGATCACCGAAAAACCGAAATTTTCCAGCATCGGCACGCGGGCCGACAGCGGAATGGGATCGGCTCTGTGATAGACGTTGAGCGTCAGACTGGAGGGTCCGTCGGTTCCCCGGCTCAACCGCACGGCAAGCGGATTGTCCGGTCCCAGCGCCTTGAACACGGCAATATCGTCAAGGGCATCGGCGTGCGAGTGGGCGACCTGGTAGTCGGCGGAAAAGGCGCTGGCATAATCGGCGATTTCGCCGGGCCGGGGCGCCGCCGAAAGCAGGCGGTCCGCAAAGGTACGGGTCAACTCGGAAATTTCGCTTTCCAGCGCCTCGCGGTCGGGGCGCGGCGTGGGGCCGCCATTGCGTCCGATAATAAAATGCACGCGCGCCAGATCGCCCTCGGGAAAGTCGGGGGCAAAGGCAGAAACGCGCCCGTCATAGCGGCTGGCCAGATGATCGCCGATCCGGGCTCGGACATTGGAATCGAAGCGGTCGCGCGGCAGGTAAACGAGAACCGAAACGAAATTGTCGAACCTGTCGATGCGGGGCAGAACCCGCACGCGCGGCCGGTCGGGCAGGGTGGCGATCACATTGGCGAATTCGAAAAGCTCGTCCTCGGAGATCTGGAACAGCTCGTCACGCGGATAATTGTCGAGCGTGTTCATCAGCGCCTTGCCCGCATGCGAGCGCGGATCGAACCCGGACCGGGCCATCACCCCGGCGATCTTGCGCCGGACCAGAGGGACCTCGCTCACAGGCGTGGCGAGCGAAGCGGAGGTAAACAGGCCCAGAATGCGCAACTCACCGGTGATCGTGCCGTCCGCATCGAAGGTCTTGATGCCCACATAGTCCATATGCACGCGCCTGTGGACAAGCGAACGGCGATTGGCCTTGGTGACCATCAGCGGCTCGTCGGTGTCCAGAAACGCCAGATGCTGTTCATTCATATGGACGTATCGCGTACCCTGACGCAGATAGCGATAATCGGGGTCACGCAGAATACCCAGCCCCGATCCCTCGAGCGGAACCAGTGTCTGCTCCCCGTCTTCACCTGTCAGCTGGTATTGGCGCATGCCAAGGAAGGTAAAATTGTGGTCGGCCAGCCAGGCGAGAAAATAGATCGCCTCGGTCAGCGCCTGCTCGCGCATGGCCGGCGGGTGCGAGCGATAGGCAACGACGGCGGTGCGCAGACGCTCGAGCATGTCGCGCCAGTCGACGACCGCGGCGCGCACCTGCGCCATGGTCTGGGTCAGTTCCTCGGAAATGACAGAGAGCGAGTGGAGATCGGAGGGCGTATCGATATGGATCTGGAGCACGCTTTCCTTGCGGGCACCTTCTGCCTCCTCGATCACCTGCCAGGGGGATGTTGTATCATCGACCGCAACCGTTGGATGGGTCATGAACCGGATCGAGCCGCCGGCGGCCCGGACCGCCGCCAGCGCCGAATCGACGATAAACGGTGTATCGGCCGAATAGATGTCGATAATGGTTATCCCCGACACGATCGCCGCGTCGGGCGTCCAGATGCGGATATCGGCCTTGCCGGGGGTGCGTTTGCCGATATGGGAGAAGGTCGTGGCCAGAAGCGCTTCGAGCGTTTGCGCCGGATAGAGCAGCAGATCCTGCTCGTCGGCCGAGCGCAGCGCGTTGGTGACGAACCGCGCCAGAGCGGGCTTTTCGGATCTCAGGGCGATCAGGCGGTCGCGCCAGGGGCGCAGGGTTTCCGTGGTATCGATCATCTCCCGGCGTCCCTCAACGTTTTCCGGTATGGTGGAGAGCTTATGCCCTTGCTGGCGGAAAGCCAATATCAGCTTTAGGATTCAAGGACATAAGACGATGGTATCTGTCAGCCTCGCTGCCCTTTTCGCATGTGATCCGTCCGTCTAACGCAAAGAGCCGGGCAGGGTTGCCCGGCTCTTTGTGATTTGTGTCCCGCTTTTTCTAATGAAGCACGGCCAAAAGCAGCAGCGCCATTATATTGGTTATCTTGATCATCGGATTGACGGCGGGGCCGGCGGTATCCTTGTAGGGATCGCCCACGGTGTCGCCGGTCACCGAAGCCTTGTGGGCCTCGGAACCCTTGTAATGGGTCTGGCCGGTCGAATCGGTGAACCCGTCTTCGAAGCTCTTTTTGGCGTTGTCCCAGGCACCGCCACCCGCCGTCATGGAGATGGCGACAAACAGGCCCGTTACGATCACGCCTAAAAGCATGGCGCCCAGCGCGGCAAAGGCAGCGGCCTTGCCGGCGATTACAAGGATCACCCCGAACACCACGAGCGGTGAAAGCACAGGGAGCAACGAGGGGACGATCATTTCCTTGATCGCGGCCTTGGTCAGCATGTCGACGGCCCGGCCATAATCGGGCTTTTCGGTGCCCGCCATGATGCCGGGCTTTTCGGCAAATTGCCGGCGCACTTCGACCACCACCGACTGCGCGGCGCGGCCCACGGCGGTCATGGACATGCCGCTGAACAGGAACGGCAACAGGCCGCCGAACAACAGGCCGACGACGACATAGGGATCGGCCAGCGAGAAGCTGATCTCACCGACGCCGAAATAGAAGTCGCCCTCGACTGCCTCGCCGATGAAATAGGCCAGATCCTGGGTATAGGCGGCAAACAGCACCAGCGCGCCAAGGCCGGCCGAACCAATGGCATAGCCCTTGGTCACGGCCTTTGTGGTGTTGCCCACCGCGTCGAGCGCGTCGGTGTTCTTGCGCACTTCATCGGGCAGCCCGGCCATCTCGGCAATGCCGCCGGCATTATCGGTCACCGGCCCGAAGGCGTCCAGTGCCACGATCATGCCGGCCAGGGCCAGCATGGTGACCACCGCCACTCCGATGCCGAACAGCCCGGCCAGGGAATAGGTGACGATGATGCCCGCGATGATGACCAGAGCGGGCAGGGCCGTGGATTCGAGCGAAACCGCGAGGCCCTGAATCACATTGGTGCCATGCCCGGTGATCGAGGCTTCGGCGATCGAATTGACCGGGCGCCGGCCGGTGCCGGTGTAATATTCGGTGATCCAGATGATCAGCCCGGTGATGACCAGCCCGGCCACGCCGCAGCCATAGAGTGCCCAAGGGGTGAATGTGATATCCCCGACCGCGATGGACCGGCCCATGTCGCCAAAGATCAGCCACATCACCGGAACCAGTGCGATGAGCGAAAGAACGCCAGTAGCGATGACGCCCTTGTAGAGCGCGCCCATGATGTTGCCCGAGGCGCCGAGCTTGACGAAATAGGTCCCGGCAATCGAGGTCAGAACGCACACCCCGCCAATGGCGAGAGGCAGCACCATGCCGATCAGTCTCAGATCGAGCGGCAGGATGATCGCGGCCAGCACCATGGTGGCAACGATGGTCACCACATAGGTTTCGAACAAGTCGGCGGCCATGCCGGCGCAGTCGCCGACATTGTCACCCACATTGTCGGCGATGGTGGCGGGGTTGCGCGGATCGTCCTCGGGGATGCCCGCTTCGACCTTGCCCACCATGTCGCCGCCCACGTCGGCGCCCTTGGTAAAGATGCCGCCTCCAAGCCGGGCGAAAATGGAAATCAGCGAGGCACCGAAGCCCAGAGCGACAAGCGCGTCGATGACGGTCCGGTCGGTCGCCTCGAACCCCATGGCCAAAAGAGCGAGGAAATAGACTGTGACGCCCAACAGGCCCAGTCCGGCAACGAGCAGTCCGGTCACCGCACCCGATTTGAACGCCAGGTCCAGCCCGCCGGCCAGAGAGGTCGTTGCCGCCTGGGCGACCCGCACATTGGCACGGACGGAAACGTGCATGCCGATGAACCCGGCAGCGCCCGAGAGGACCGCGCCGATCAGAAATCCGATTGCCGCATAGATGCCGAGCAGGAGCCAGGCAACGACAAGAATGACGACGCCGACAATGGCGATGGTTGTGTACTGGCGCTTGAGATAGGCGGTGGCGCCTTCGCGGACCGCGGCGGAAATCTCCTGCATGCGGGCGCTGCCGGCATCGGCGGCCAGAAGCGAACGCGTGGTCACGATGCCGTAGACGACCGACAGGACGCCACAGGCAATAATCAGCCATAAGGCCAAAGTCATAGTGGTATTCCCCTCACTTTGCGTCCGGATCGACGCTTCGGGAGGATCGGCACGAGGTCCGCGCTCCCGATACGGTCCGGTCTACTTCCCTTCTTCCCCGCCACCAAAAGTTCCTCTCCCCCGGCGACAGCAAAGACCCGCATTTTATTGCGGCCGGGACCGAGGATGGCCCAAGTTTATCCCAGTGGCAATCCTCTAATCTTGCGCTCTATTTTGGTCAGTATTGCTGGCTTATTTACAGTTACGGGCTTGAAACCCAACGGAGTTCGCCAGGCATCAGTGTTGACCTATTGGTCCGCAAGGCTCTCCAGCATTGCGCAAAGAGTGGCCGGGTCTCCCCGGGCCAGAATCACTTTGGTCCGGCTGGTCTGGCCGCTGGAAAGCGTGAGGGCGGATTTGGGCAGGGAGAGGGCTTTGGCCAGAAGGGCGATGACCGCCTTGTTGGCCGCGCCCTTGTCGGGCGGCGCGCAGACGCGAACGGCCAGCGCACAGCTTCCGTCAGCGCGGGTCCGTGCGCCTTCGAGCCTGTCGGCGCTGGCATTGGGTGTGACGCGCAGCGTGATCCGCGCGCCATCGGGAACGAGGGTGAAAAAGGAAGGGCGGCTCACAGCCCCTGCATGGCGACCTGTCGCATGAGCGGGTAGAGGATCACCAGCCGGATGAAATAGATCGCCAGGAACAGAACGATCGGGGAGATGTCCAGGCCGCCGAAATTGGGCAGCAGGCGCCGGATGGGCGCGAGCAGCGGGTTGGTCAATTGCCAGAGCATATTGGCGATCGTCGCGACCAGCTGGTTGGACATGTTGAGGATGTTGAAGGCCAGAAGCCAGCTCACGATCACCTGGGCGATCATGATGAAGATGACGAGGCTCAAGACCACGTCGACAAATTGTAAAAGCCCAAACAGCATTGGCGGTCCCTTTATGCAATCGGTTCTATATAGAACGCGAAACGCCTTATGGAAATGGGTGTGGCGATCTGATGGCCGCACCTGTCCCCGGCAAAGAAAAAAGGCCCGCCTCAATTACGCGAGGGTCGGGCCTTTGCAAGAGTTCGCCCGGTACGCAACACACAAAGATCCGGACAGGGGCACACAATGCACAGACCGTGCCAGAATGCCGGTTACCCAATATGGGGCGTATGGTGCGCGATTTGATTCAATATGTAGAAATCTGCCGCATCGAGACGGTAAAGGTTTTGCATTCTGCAACGCACGAGATTTGCAAATTGCAAAAATTCACGCCGTCTCGTCGCTGTCGGTATTGAGGTCGGGCGGGGTGGTTGGCCGCTTTGCCTGATTGCGCAGGATGGTGCGCTGGCGCGATGAAACGCCGATCAATTCGGCCACGCGCCAGACCATGTTGTCCTCGAGCTCGTGATTGGTGTCATCGGCAAACACCACCTGCCACATCATGCGGATGATCTCGATCTTTTCGGGTTCTTCGAGCTGGGAGAGTTTTGAGGTGAACTGGTAGAAATCGACAGCGTCGCGGTCGCGACGGCGGGCCTCGGCCATGATGCGTTTCACCTCGGATTCATCGAGGCCATAATGGTCCTTGAGCGCATTGGCGATGGCCTTGGCCTCGATTGGGCTTGCCGAGCCGTCGACCGAAGCGAGATGGACCAGAAGCGCTGCCACCGCAAGGCGCGGATCGGTCGGCTGCGTGGCGCCCTTTTCGGGTTGGCGGAACAGCTTTGCCAGAGAATCGAACATCAAGCGGCACCCCTTCGCGGGCATAAATTCATGAACGGCAAATCCAGGCATCAGACCGATTCCACCGGTTCTGCGCATGATCTAGGGTAAGGACCGTCCATGCCCGGCTCAAGCGATCTTGCGCAGTCGTGAGCAAGGATTTTTTCCATTGTCGTTTGCCTGCCACAGGCAATCTGGAGGTCGTTGTTTTCCGCCGATCGTCGCGATAGGGTCGCCGCGTAAATCAAAGGCTGGCATGGGGGAGGAGCCGGGCACGATGATTGCGGCGTGGGCATTGATTGTGGGCGGGCTGGTGCGTATTGCCGGCGAAGTGCTGGAAATTCTGGCCGGCAGCCATACCGCGCCAAGCAGCGCCCTTGCCGGAGGGGCACTGATCCTGGTCATGATCGGCTTTGTCGGGCTCTGGCCCGAGGCGCGCGAGAGCCGCCTGGCGCGGCTGGCAATCATCATGATCGGGCTGGGCACACTGGGTTTTGCCGGCATTGCCGCATGGTCGGTCAGCCAGGGTACGCTGCCTGTGGGCGTGGTATCGCTCCTGCCGGCCTTTATCGGGGTTGCGGCCGTCACGCTTTTGGGCGCACTGGCCCTTGCCGGTTGGCTGGTGACGTCGGCGCCTTATCCGGCATGGATCGGGATCGTGATGAGCATTTCGATCGCAATGTCGCTGGTGAGCAGTTTTGTCGCGTTCCCAGCGCTCGTCCAACCGCTTATCGATCTGGTTATGGCGTTTACCTTCATTCAGCTCGGGCTTTGCATGCGCGAGCGGCGCGGAATCGGAAATCGTTAATGATCCTTGCTGTCATCCTGCTTTTGGGCTGTGCGCTTTGGGCGCTCGGCGAAGCCATAATGCTCACGGGCGATCAGATCACCGTTCTGGGCGGCTCGATAGCGACGGTCGGGATGACCTTGGCGGGGGCCAGCGTCTGGACGCTCAAGGATTTGCCGGGCATGGCGAGACCGGGCCGAGTGGGGATTGTCCTTTCCGCCTTCGGCGCTTTTTCCTTTGCCATGGTGATGATCATCGTTCTCACCTCGGGGGTGCTGGGAGCGATGGCGGATGGCGTCGTGCGCCATGCCGACATCGTTTTCACCCCCTTTTACCTTCTAGCTCTGGTGTTCGTCGTTGCGGGCATGACGGCGTTCGCCGTTCACTTCAAAAACGCCCCCGGAGCGCCCGCCGTCGCCGCGCTGGTTCCCGCCGGCCTTGCCGGCGGACATCTGATCCGTCTGTTTGCCGCCGATGTGCCGGCCTATCACGAGACGCTTTCAGTGGCGCTTGCGCTCTATCTGGGCTGGCTGGGGGTGCGCCGGATAGCCCTGGCCCGCACCGTACCGCAACCCGGTCGCTGACGCCTGTCTGCCGTCAGGTCAGATCGTGCAGGCCTAGAGCCCGTCGATGGCCGTGGCCAGATCGATATCCTTTTGTGTCACGCGGCCCTTGTCATGGGTCTTGAGCGTGATCTCGACCCGGTTGTAGCTGTTGGACCAGTCGGGGTGATGACCGGCCTTTTCCGCCAGTAGCGCCACCTGGGTCATGAACGCAAAGGCATTGGAAAAGTCTTTGAATTTGAAGCTCTTTTCCAACGCGCCGGTGTCGTTGATCCGCCAGCCGTCAAGTCCGGCCATTGCGGCGTTCGCGTCGAATCCGGTCCGGGCGCTGTCATCTGTCATTTCGCGTTTTCCCTTCCTCGTGGCATTATCGGGGGCATTGTGCCGGTGCGATGGCCTTAACCCTGGGTAAGGACGGAGTGGTCGAACCGGGCTATATTGATTGTAAAGAGGTTCTTTACCACACGGCAACTTCGTGCCTGAAACCGATTGGGCCGCACGACATTGTCAACCTGATGCAAACCCCCAAAAGGGCAGGGTGGTTCCAGCCCAACCTCGCTGAAGCCGGTCAAAAGCAAATGCCGAAGGGCCACAGACATCTGCCCACGCTCGACTATGTCTCGATTGTGGCTTCGCTCTACAAGGACCGACGCGCCATGCTGGTGGGCATGGCGGCGACGATTGTCGGCGTGCTCATGGCCGCGATCAAGACCGACGCGCCTGTGCTTTACGCGGTGGCTTTAGCCTTCGTCCTCTCCACCGCCAAGCGCTATTACAATATGCTTGCGTTCGAAGAGAACCCGCCGGCACCCGATGATCGGGCCGCCGCCCGGTTCTGGGAGCGCCGGCAGACGATCCAGGGCACGATATCGGCCTCCATCTATGGCATCTGGTGCTTTGTTTCCTTTGTTGTGGTGGGCGACCCCTTTGCCGAACTTGTCGCCGTTTCGGTGACCATCGCTGCCATGATCGGCATTGTGACGCGCAATTTCGGCGTGGATCGGATCGTGACGTTGCAGTCGGTGGCCATTTCCATCCCGCTGGCCCTGGGGCTGGTGCTGGTCGGCGATGGCTATCACATGGCGCTTGCGGCGCTTCTGGTCCCCCTGATGGTCAGCTTCAGGTTCCTGGCGGCCGATGTGCGCGGCATGCTTTTGTCGCAGGTTCATGAACGCACGGTCGCCTCGAGGCTGGCGCTTCAACTCGATACGGCGCTCGAAACTATGCAGCACGGGCTGTGCATGCTCGACGAAAACGGAGTGATCGCGCTAGCCAATGACCGTGCGCAGCAAACCTTTGCCGGCATTGCCGGAGGCGCGTGGGTGGGTCGTTCGTTCTCCGACCTGCTCGAAGAAGCGATTGGCAAAAGGGCGTTGCCCGAGACGACGGCGGACCGGCTCAACCGCATGATCATCCAGCAGACGGGCGGCAAGATCGTCATGAAGCTTTCGGGCGATTTTCACTGCGAAGTCACCGTCTCCTCGCGCGAGGACCGTACGGTGCTGCTTTTTGAAAACGTGACCGCCCGTATCCGGGCTCAGGAGCGCATCAACTTCATGGCGCGCTATGACGGGCTGACCGGCCTGCCCAACCGCGCCTATTTTACCGAACAGGTCGAAGCCGATCTGGCCTCCCGCAGGCGGCTGGGACGGCGCGAGCCGGCGCTGCTGGCCATCATCGACCTTGATGATTTCAAGCATGTCAACGATACGCTGGGCCATCTTGCCGGCGACAAGGTGCTCACCGAAACGGCGGCACGCATACAGACGATCATGCACCGCAATTCGCGGCTGGCCCGGCTGGGCGGGGACGAGTTCGTCATCTATCGGGCCCAGGACACTGGCCCTGCGTCGATACAAGCCGAGGCCGAGGCGATCCTTTCGGTGCTGCAGCGGCCCTTCGAGGTCGGCGGGGAGCAGATCGACCTGAGCGCTTCGATCGGCTTTGTCTCGAGTTCGGACTCCCCGATTGCCCTCGACGATCTGATAACCCGGGCCGATCTTGCCCTTTATCGCGCAAAAGAGCACGGCAAGGGTCACTATCAGGCCTTTGTAGAGGAAATGGACAGCGCGTTCCGCTATCGCCAGCGTCTCAAATCCGACCTTGCGATTGCGATCGCGGAGGGGCAACTCCAGCTCGTTTATCAGCCGCTGGTCGAGCTCGGGACACGGCAGGTGGCCGGATGCGAGGCCCTGGCCCGCTGGACCCATCCTGAACTGGGGACGATCCCGCCCGATGTGTTCATCGGTCTTGCCGAGGAGACCGGCCTGATTTCATCGATCACCAAATGGGTGCTCAAGACCGCCACCGCTGAATGCGTCCACTGGCCCGATGCCATTTCCGTCGCCGTCAATGTCTCGGCGCGCGATCTGCGCGGCGAAGATCTGGCGCTGCACGTGGCCGAAGCGCTCGAGGCCAGCGGGCTGGCGCCCGACAGGCTGGAAATCGAGGTCACCGAGACCGCGTTGATCGAAGACCGGGAAGGGGCTGCCGCAAAGCTCGAGGTGCTGGCGGCGAAAGGCATCGGTATCGCGCTCGATGATTTCGGCACGGGCTATTCCTCGCTCTCCTATCTGCACGGCATGGCGTTCTCCAAGCTCAAGATCGATCGCTCGTTTGTTGCCGGCATCGCCACCAGCGAGCGCTCGCTCAAGCTGATGGCCAATGTGGCGCGGCTGGGCCACGATCTCGATCTGGTGCTGGTTGCCGAAGGCGTGGAAACCGAGGAACAGCTCGAAATCATCGCAGATCATACCAATATCGACCAGGTTCAGGGCTTCCTGTTCGGCACGCCTCTGCCGGCCCTTGAAACGCGCGCGTTGATCGCCCGCATGAACCAGACGCGCAGCCGCCCCAAAGCGGTCAAGGGGCGGCGGCCCGCCCTTGTGAGCAAATAGCTGCAAAACCGACCCGGTTTTGACGGCCAGGGCTTTTCTTTATCGTAAAAATTTTACTAACATTGCCCCATTTCGGGTGGTGCCAATGGATGATGCGCAAATCGTAACGCGGTCCAGAACGTCGCGTTTTGCCACGACCCTGATGGATATGCTCGAGCGGGTGGAATATCGCCGCGTCAGGCTCGACGAGCAGTTCGATCCGGTTTACCGCCTGCGCTATGAGGCGTATCGCCGGGAAGACGGCATCGGGGTAAACGCCCAGAAGATCGCCCGCGACCATCTCGATTTCACGGCCAACGCCATGTGCCATGGAGTCTATATCGATGGCGTGCTGGTCTCTTCGATCCGCCTGCATTTCGCAACCGCCCGGCACCGGGAATCGCCTTGCATGCGGATGTATCCCGAGCTGCTCAACACCATGCTCGACGCCGGGAAAACCTATATCGATCCCTCGCGCTTTGCCGCCGACCGCGAGGCAACGCTGGCCATTCCGGCCCTGCCGTTTCTCACCCTGAGGATCGCGGCCATGGCATGCGAATATTATGACGCTGACTATTGCCTTTCGGGGGTACGCGACGAGCATGCGGGGTTTTATAAGCGCGTGTTCGGCTCGCGGGAAATCGCCGGATACAGCCAGTATCCGGGCATGACTTTCCCGGTCAGGCTCTATGCCGCCGAAGTCTCTGACATCCGAAACCGCGTTGCCGATCGCTTCCCGTTTTTCATGTCGACGCCCGAGGAGCGCGAAAAAATGTTCGGGCCCGACAGCGATGCCAATTATCTGGGACTGATCCAGCCCACCGCTCGCCGGGCGGCTCTGGCCGAGGAGCGGTTCGTTCCGGCTGAATAGGCCGTACCCGCGAGCCCGTTACAGCGGGTCCTGGCGCCGGGCCAGCGTTTCGATATCGCCCAGCTTGAGATAGTGGAGTTCTCGCACCAGCCGAAGGGTCGGCTTGGCCGCGAAAAGGAGCGAGCCGACCAGAAAGAACCATGTGGCGGCGGTCTGGGTCGACGCAGAGAAAAACAGCACGCTGCCGATGACGAAACACAGGGCGGCGCCGAAATCGATGGTGGTGTACCAGATTTCATAGAGCGCATAGAGACGACGATGCGTCTCGGACCGGTTGCGGGCGTTGGGATCAAACAGAGCCATAATCGGTCTCCCATGCGTTTGACGTGTCAAGGCGCAGCCAGCGGAGCGCCGGATATGTTTTCAGGGCACGGAAAAACTGGTGCCGCTTGCGTGACTCGAACACGCGACCTCCG
This genomic window contains:
- a CDS encoding tellurite resistance TerB family protein, which produces MFDSLAKLFRQPEKGATQPTDPRLAVAALLVHLASVDGSASPIEAKAIANALKDHYGLDESEVKRIMAEARRRDRDAVDFYQFTSKLSQLEEPEKIEIIRMMWQVVFADDTNHELEDNMVWRVAELIGVSSRQRTILRNQAKRPTTPPDLNTDSDETA
- a CDS encoding 4a-hydroxytetrahydrobiopterin dehydratase, translated to MTDDSARTGFDANAAMAGLDGWRINDTGALEKSFKFKDFSNAFAFMTQVALLAEKAGHHPDWSNSYNRVEITLKTHDKGRVTQKDIDLATAIDGL
- a CDS encoding putative bifunctional diguanylate cyclase/phosphodiesterase, translating into MQTPKRAGWFQPNLAEAGQKQMPKGHRHLPTLDYVSIVASLYKDRRAMLVGMAATIVGVLMAAIKTDAPVLYAVALAFVLSTAKRYYNMLAFEENPPAPDDRAAARFWERRQTIQGTISASIYGIWCFVSFVVVGDPFAELVAVSVTIAAMIGIVTRNFGVDRIVTLQSVAISIPLALGLVLVGDGYHMALAALLVPLMVSFRFLAADVRGMLLSQVHERTVASRLALQLDTALETMQHGLCMLDENGVIALANDRAQQTFAGIAGGAWVGRSFSDLLEEAIGKRALPETTADRLNRMIIQQTGGKIVMKLSGDFHCEVTVSSREDRTVLLFENVTARIRAQERINFMARYDGLTGLPNRAYFTEQVEADLASRRRLGRREPALLAIIDLDDFKHVNDTLGHLAGDKVLTETAARIQTIMHRNSRLARLGGDEFVIYRAQDTGPASIQAEAEAILSVLQRPFEVGGEQIDLSASIGFVSSSDSPIALDDLITRADLALYRAKEHGKGHYQAFVEEMDSAFRYRQRLKSDLAIAIAEGQLQLVYQPLVELGTRQVAGCEALARWTHPELGTIPPDVFIGLAEETGLISSITKWVLKTATAECVHWPDAISVAVNVSARDLRGEDLALHVAEALEASGLAPDRLEIEVTETALIEDREGAAAKLEVLAAKGIGIALDDFGTGYSSLSYLHGMAFSKLKIDRSFVAGIATSERSLKLMANVARLGHDLDLVLVAEGVETEEQLEIIADHTNIDQVQGFLFGTPLPALETRALIARMNQTRSRPKAVKGRRPALVSK
- a CDS encoding N-acyl amino acid synthase FeeM domain-containing protein, with the translated sequence MDDAQIVTRSRTSRFATTLMDMLERVEYRRVRLDEQFDPVYRLRYEAYRREDGIGVNAQKIARDHLDFTANAMCHGVYIDGVLVSSIRLHFATARHRESPCMRMYPELLNTMLDAGKTYIDPSRFAADREATLAIPALPFLTLRIAAMACEYYDADYCLSGVRDEHAGFYKRVFGSREIAGYSQYPGMTFPVRLYAAEVSDIRNRVADRFPFFMSTPEEREKMFGPDSDANYLGLIQPTARRAALAEERFVPAE
- a CDS encoding YrhK family protein — encoded protein: MALFDPNARNRSETHRRLYALYEIWYTTIDFGAALCFVIGSVLFFSASTQTAATWFFLVGSLLFAAKPTLRLVRELHYLKLGDIETLARRQDPL